TTGCGGCTTTACCGTTAACGCCCGGGCAATACACACACGCTGGCGCTCACCACCGCTGAGTTGATGCGGGTAGGCATGTAATAAGCGTTGCGGCAGTCCGACGTCCTTTAACGCAGCCAAGGCAATCGATTGACGCTGGCTTTGATTCAGCGTTTCAAAGTTTGTCCGTGGTTCAACAATCGCCGCATCAATGCGTTGCAGAGGGTTTAACGCGGCATAAGGATTCTGAAACACCATTTGCACTGAGCGTCTTATCTGGCGAAGCTGTTGGTCAGAGCACTGATGAATATCAAGGCCATTGACCAACACACTGCCAGAGTCGGGTTTTTCTAGCCCCATGACCATGCGCGCCAGAGTACTTTTACCCGAGCCACTTTCTCCGACCAGACCGACAACGTCACCGCTGTTGATCGTCAGAGAAACATTGTTGACCGCCGCCACGCTGGAACGTCTGCTGCAAAGTACGTTGTTGAATACGTTGCTTATTAAGCTGCCTGAGCCGCCATCAAGCATGGTCCCGACCGTACGATAGCTGCGACTGACATTTTTAACCTGAAGTAACGGTTCAGACATCAATCTGCCCCCAGATATTTTCTGCCATCATCTCACCCTTACGATCAGGCTGAGTAAGCCGGGGAATAGCATTAAGCAATTCTGCGGTGTACGGGTGTTGAGGTTGAGTTAACACCGAATGCGTATCACCCTGCTCCAGCACCTCGCCCTGATACATCACCAATAAACGATCTGCCAGTCGGGCAATTAAATTCAGATCATGGCTGATCATTAACATGGCAAAACCGCGCTTTTTCTGAATATCTGCCAGCCAACGCACTAACTCCGCCTGGACTACCATATCCAGTGAAGCCGTTGGTTCGTCTGCCAGAATTAATGACGGCTGCAACGCCATTACCATCGCCAATGCAGCGCGTTGGCACATACCGCCACTGAGTTCAAACGCATAGTTATGCAGAATTTCTTCAGGCCGGGGCATACCCACATCCTGCAATGTGGTCAGCGCCAATTGCAGCGCCTGCGATTTATTCAGTTTTAAATGCCAGCGAATGGCTTCTGCCATTTGCTGGCCGATGGTCATTTGCGGATTAAAAGCGGAATGCGACGACTGAAACATCATGCCGATATGACGACCACGCACACGATTTAAATGACTTTTTTCGGTCAGCAGACTACGGCCTTTAAACTGAATATCGCCACCAACAGAGAGGCCACTATGGCCGGAAACATCCTGATTTAATAAACCCATAGCGGCATGGGCAATGGTGCTTTTACCACTGCCACTTTCACCCACTAAACCAACAATTTCCCCCGGTGCTATCGCAAAAGAAACATCACAAACCGCGTGCACTGCAGCAGCTCCGCTGCCATAACAAACCGATAAATGATCAACGGATAACAGCGTATTTAAGTTATTTTCATTTAACTCATTCAACCCCTGGTCCTCCGCTGATATTTCGTCGTTTCGGGTCAACAATATCGCGCACACCATCGCCTACCAGATTGATGCTTAATACCGTGATCACAATCATCAAGCCCGGAAATACCACCATCCACCAGGCACCACTGAGCATGCTGCTCATACCATTGCCCAATAAATTGCCCCAGCTGGGTAAGGTGCTGGGTACACCCAGATTTAAAAAGCTCAGGGTGGATTCAATCAGTACCGCCTGACCAACGCCCACAGTCACCACCACCAATAACGGCGCAGCAGCATTGGGCAATACATGCACCAGTGCCAGGCGCCAACGTGATGCACCACCAACAATGGCGGCGGCGACAAATTCACTCTGCATT
The Saccharospirillaceae bacterium genome window above contains:
- a CDS encoding ATP-binding cassette domain-containing protein; the protein is MSEPLLQVKNVSRSYRTVGTMLDGGSGSLISNVFNNVLCSRRSSVAAVNNVSLTINSGDVVGLVGESGSGKSTLARMVMGLEKPDSGSVLVNGLDIHQCSDQQLRQIRRSVQMVFQNPYAALNPLQRIDAAIVEPRTNFETLNQSQRQSIALAALKDVGLPQRLLHAYPHQLSGGERQRVCIARALTVKPQLLVCDEAVSALDKTVQAQVLTLLRQLQQRHGLAILFISHDLAAVNQLCDQLLVMREGDLVERGDCDQLLSHTAEPDTQKLRHPYTQKLLQANRFLEGVRCSIDVF
- a CDS encoding ABC transporter ATP-binding protein, giving the protein MNELNENNLNTLLSVDHLSVCYGSGAAAVHAVCDVSFAIAPGEIVGLVGESGSGKSTIAHAAMGLLNQDVSGHSGLSVGGDIQFKGRSLLTEKSHLNRVRGRHIGMMFQSSHSAFNPQMTIGQQMAEAIRWHLKLNKSQALQLALTTLQDVGMPRPEEILHNYAFELSGGMCQRAALAMVMALQPSLILADEPTASLDMVVQAELVRWLADIQKKRGFAMLMISHDLNLIARLADRLLVMYQGEVLEQGDTHSVLTQPQHPYTAELLNAIPRLTQPDRKGEMMAENIWGQIDV